Proteins encoded in a region of the Anguilla anguilla isolate fAngAng1 chromosome 10, fAngAng1.pri, whole genome shotgun sequence genome:
- the LOC118237101 gene encoding beta-1,3-galactosyltransferase 2-like yields MFNHSSRTLIKCCVLSLSLVALSTFIVSFFLIQRQRGTTDQSPHPIAQEYYKFISPSTYRYVLNQPEKCRGKKPFLVLMVPVAPGDRSSRDAIRATWGQEGLIPDVVVTRIFFVGLATGEQGPRVQKELERESQEHGDIVQMNFLDSYRNLTIKTMMMMNWLASSCQGASYAMKIDADIFLNVRYLVDHFLGPPTSAPVRQGYITGSVISDGRPRRDKKSKWYVSEEVYPEPSYPPYVSGAGYVFSTDLAARISWASRFVRPFPMEDVYVGLCLRVLGVRPAYSYSLPYMRNLFEIRRLEYDRCLFSRLVIATGFKPRELLRIWHDFQKSSFTC; encoded by the coding sequence ATGTTTAACCACAGCAGTCGGACGTTAATTAAATGCTGTGTCCTTTCACTTTCACTTGTCGCTTTGTCCACCTTCATCGTTAGTTTCTTTCTAATTCAGAGGCAACGCGGAACTACCGACCAAAGTCCACATCCGATTGCACAAGAGTATTACAAGTTTATCTCTCCATCAACATATAGGTATGTACTGAACCAGCCAgaaaaatgcagaggaaaaaagCCTTTCCTAGTGCTCATGGTCCCAGTGGCCCCAGGTGACCGTTCCTCCAGGGACGCCATCAGGGCAACTTGGGGTCAGGAGGGCTTGATACCAGACGTGGTCGTCACCAGGATTTTCTTTGTGGGTCTGGCCACCGGCGAGCAGGGCCCACGTGTCCAAAAAGAACTGGAGCGGGAAAGCCAGGAGCACGGCGACATTGTCCAGATGAATTTCCTGGACAGTTACCGCAACCTGACCATCAAgaccatgatgatgatgaactGGCTGGCCTCCAGCTGCCAGGGCGCCTCTTACGCGATGAAGATTGACGCTGACATCTTCCTCAACGTGCGCTACCTGGTCGACCACTTCCTGGGTCCCCCCACCAGCGCCCCCGTCCGGCAGGGGTACATCACCGGGTCAGTCATCAGCGATGGCCGCCCGCGGAGGGACAAGAAAAGCAAGTGGTACGTCTCGGAGGAGGTTTACCCCGAACCGTCCTATCCTCCTTACGTCTCTGGGGCGGGGTATGTCTTCTCCACTGACCTGGCAGCAAGGATTTCATGGGCGTCTAGATTTGTGAGGCCCTTTCCCATGGAGGACGTCTACGTGGGTCTATGCCTGCGGGTGCTGGGTGTGCGGCCGGCGTACTCCTACAGCCTGCCGTACATGCGAAACTTGTTTGAGATCCGTCGCTTGGAATACGACAGGTGCTTGTTCTCCCGCCTGGTCATCGCGACCGGATTTAAACCACGTGAGCTGCTCCGCATTTGGCATGACTTTCAGAAATCCTCCTTCACGTGCTGA